Proteins found in one Labrenzia sp. VG12 genomic segment:
- a CDS encoding tripartite tricarboxylate transporter substrate binding protein: protein MFRTAVAAVALILGSMPVRAADMPEIRFLIPGGKGGGWDTTAHAVGEVLTATGLANVVAYENLVGGGGERALLDLIHHPQRHQNTLMVQSTPIIVRSFRGDYRNSWRDTRPVAILISAYQAIAVPADSPYRDINELMQAISLSPGDIPVTGGSTYLSLDHLTLGLVAQASGIHLNALRYSPADGGKAALDRLLSGKVKAVVSGVGELLPAARSGKIRILGVTSADPLPGLDVPTFRSQGLDVVFSNWRGFFAASATDEADIEAYRDMFSALAGTEAWAKQRSHYRWEPMFLVGEPLKRFLIEQERSLFRIMTMLQSSPERFGRMASHSSARNWR from the coding sequence ATGTTTCGGACTGCAGTTGCGGCGGTCGCCCTGATCCTGGGGTCCATGCCGGTGCGTGCTGCAGACATGCCCGAGATACGGTTTCTTATTCCCGGTGGCAAAGGCGGCGGATGGGACACGACGGCCCATGCGGTCGGAGAGGTTCTGACGGCAACAGGTCTTGCCAATGTGGTTGCCTATGAAAACCTGGTGGGTGGCGGCGGCGAGCGCGCCTTGCTTGACCTGATCCATCATCCGCAGCGCCACCAGAACACCTTGATGGTGCAATCGACGCCGATCATCGTCCGGTCCTTTCGCGGTGATTATCGCAACAGCTGGCGCGATACGCGGCCGGTAGCGATCCTGATCTCGGCCTACCAGGCCATTGCCGTTCCAGCGGACAGCCCCTATCGCGATATCAATGAACTCATGCAGGCGATCAGTCTGTCTCCCGGAGACATACCGGTGACCGGTGGCTCCACCTATCTGTCACTTGATCACCTGACCCTCGGTCTGGTGGCCCAGGCCTCCGGAATTCATCTGAATGCGCTGCGATATTCACCCGCCGATGGTGGCAAGGCCGCGCTCGACCGCCTGCTGTCGGGCAAGGTCAAGGCCGTGGTTTCCGGCGTCGGCGAACTGCTTCCAGCCGCCCGGTCGGGCAAGATCAGGATCCTCGGAGTGACGTCCGCCGACCCGTTGCCGGGTCTGGATGTCCCGACCTTCCGAAGCCAGGGGCTGGACGTGGTGTTTTCCAACTGGCGGGGGTTCTTCGCCGCCAGTGCGACGGACGAGGCTGACATCGAGGCCTACAGGGACATGTTTAGCGCCCTGGCCGGGACAGAAGCCTGGGCAAAACAGCGCTCCCATTACAGGTGGGAGCCGATGTTCCTGGTCGGTGAGCCGTTGAAGAGGTTTCTCATTGAACAGGAACGAAGCCTTTTCAGGATCATGACCATGCTGCAAAGCTCACCGGAACGGTTCGGCCGCATGGCGTCCCACTCTAGCGCGCGCAACTGGCGCTGA
- a CDS encoding tripartite tricarboxylate transporter substrate binding protein: protein MRGNYLKTIKVAAVSAALALTMGGAALANGEVKFLIPGGEGGGWDTTARAVGSALEEAGLAKVNGYENLSGAGGGRALLSLISDGEKREGTLMVQSTPLVIRALTGVYKNNWQDITPVATMISAYQAVAVAADSPYQDINQLVADLKAKPDAVVVAGGSGRLSLDHLTLGLIAQASGIELDKLRYSAADGGKEALDRLLSGKVKAVVSGVGELLPAAADGQIRILGVTSAEPIPGLEAPTLASQGLDVVFANWRGFFAAPGASDDEVAQYRDMLTTLTETDAWTATRATYKWEPLLLVGADLDAFLAKQEQDLGQILKELQ from the coding sequence ATGCGTGGAAACTATCTGAAAACAATCAAGGTCGCGGCGGTGTCGGCGGCACTGGCACTTACCATGGGCGGAGCGGCACTGGCCAACGGAGAGGTCAAATTCCTGATCCCGGGCGGCGAAGGCGGCGGCTGGGATACCACGGCGCGTGCTGTCGGTTCTGCTCTGGAGGAGGCCGGCCTGGCCAAGGTGAACGGTTATGAAAACCTGTCGGGGGCCGGCGGGGGGCGAGCCCTGCTGAGCCTCATCTCGGATGGTGAAAAGCGCGAGGGCACCTTGATGGTCCAGTCCACGCCGCTTGTCATTCGCGCCCTGACCGGCGTCTACAAGAACAACTGGCAGGACATCACGCCTGTTGCCACGATGATTTCGGCCTATCAGGCGGTCGCGGTTGCAGCGGACAGCCCCTATCAGGATATCAATCAGCTGGTTGCCGACCTGAAGGCAAAGCCGGATGCGGTCGTGGTTGCCGGCGGTTCAGGGCGGCTGTCGCTCGATCATCTGACCCTTGGCCTGATCGCGCAGGCCTCCGGTATCGAGCTCGACAAATTGCGTTATTCGGCGGCCGATGGCGGCAAGGAAGCCCTGGACCGCTTGCTGTCCGGCAAGGTGAAGGCTGTCGTCAGCGGTGTCGGTGAACTGCTGCCGGCCGCAGCTGACGGGCAGATCCGCATTCTTGGTGTCACTTCCGCCGAACCGATCCCGGGCCTGGAGGCGCCGACGCTTGCAAGCCAGGGACTGGATGTCGTGTTCGCGAACTGGCGTGGTTTCTTTGCAGCGCCGGGTGCCAGCGACGACGAGGTGGCCCAATACCGGGACATGCTGACGACCCTGACGGAGACGGATGCCTGGACGGCGACAAGAGCCACCTACAAGTGGGAGCCTCTCCTGCTGGTGGGCGCCGACCTGGATGCCTTCCTGGCAAAACAGGAACAGGACCTCGGTCAGATCCTGAAGGAACTCCAATAA
- a CDS encoding LysR family transcriptional regulator: MINLHHLRLFRAVARDGTLTGAARSLNLSQSALSAQIKTLEASLGNDLFERRGRGLVLTEAGRIALDHAEAIFRTADDLTATLKHTGAARRALRVGSLATLSRNFQIGFLEPLIGRPDVEVVLRSGSQGELLRALEALSLDIVLTNLVPARDASSRYLIHNLSEQPVSLVGLPNPDLQAKGVADLLADEPLILPTPETALRASFDGLVESLGLVLKIAAEADDMAMLRLLARTGAGLAVIPPIVVRDELASGMLVEYARLDRISEGFFAVTLQRRFPNPLVAELLSAFSGAQK, from the coding sequence GTGATCAATCTCCATCATCTCCGGTTGTTCCGAGCGGTCGCGCGGGACGGCACACTCACCGGTGCGGCGCGGAGCCTGAACCTGTCACAATCAGCCCTGTCGGCGCAGATCAAGACGCTGGAAGCATCGCTCGGCAACGACCTGTTCGAGCGGCGGGGGCGGGGCCTGGTCCTGACGGAAGCCGGTCGCATCGCCCTGGATCATGCCGAAGCGATCTTCCGGACGGCGGACGATCTGACGGCTACGCTGAAACACACGGGGGCTGCCCGTCGGGCATTGCGGGTCGGGTCCCTGGCGACCCTGTCGCGGAATTTCCAGATCGGTTTCCTGGAGCCCCTGATCGGACGGCCGGATGTCGAAGTTGTGCTGCGGTCGGGGTCTCAGGGCGAATTGCTGCGGGCGCTGGAAGCCTTGTCGCTGGATATTGTTCTGACCAACCTGGTGCCGGCCAGGGATGCGTCGAGCCGATACCTCATTCACAATCTCTCGGAGCAGCCGGTGAGCCTGGTGGGGCTGCCAAATCCGGATTTGCAGGCGAAGGGCGTGGCGGATCTGCTCGCTGACGAGCCGCTGATCCTGCCGACCCCGGAAACCGCACTCAGGGCTTCCTTCGATGGTCTTGTGGAGAGCCTTGGTCTCGTTCTCAAAATCGCGGCGGAAGCGGATGACATGGCAATGCTGCGTCTTCTGGCACGGACGGGCGCTGGCCTGGCCGTGATTCCGCCGATTGTGGTTCGAGACGAGCTCGCCAGCGGCATGCTGGTGGAATATGCCCGGCTGGACCGGATCAGTGAGGGGTTCTTCGCCGTGACCCTGCAACGGCGGTTCCCGAACCCGCTGGTGGCCGAACTGCTGTCGGCATTCTCTGGTGCGCAGAAATAG
- a CDS encoding proton-conducting transporter membrane subunit gives MFSTIPLPLFAPVLLVIAAGLLGGLNLRRFTILPWLSEGAALAALGLAALGVGQLIQVGPIQVIWFEGPLALALRLDAVSATMSLLVAFVGWIVMRFSRTYLARDRKEGAFHAQMLVTLAAVQLLVLSGSFVVLLPAFIAVGITLRKLLLFYPDRPQARRAAAKFSLVWHAGDIALLLAALLFALATGTGVFSQLSGSTGSHLEALPHGAVALVVLAAVLKTASFPLHGWLTEVMEAPTPVSALLHAGIINAGGLLLIRLADLVQASPGAMAFLVMIGGFTALFGAVVMLTQSAVKTALAWSTVSQMGFMLLQCGLGLWPLALLHIVAHSLYKAHAFLSSTGAVGTVAKQRRPGEIAVPNLAAVAKSFALSLVLYGIVSTAFVWLAGPKSAQALALGAILIFGVAYLVAQGLADAAPAALTRRTGLAATGVALAYFAFQQVANTLWVTALPATPEVGPLEWALLVLAVASFGLVALAQTLFPLWAHHPASAGLRVHVANGFYLNALLDRLTGGYRIAK, from the coding sequence GTGTTCTCGACCATCCCCCTCCCCTTGTTCGCGCCAGTTCTTCTGGTGATCGCAGCTGGTCTTTTGGGTGGTCTGAACCTCCGACGTTTCACGATCCTGCCCTGGCTGTCCGAGGGCGCAGCGCTGGCCGCACTGGGTCTCGCAGCCCTCGGGGTGGGCCAGCTGATACAAGTCGGCCCAATTCAGGTGATCTGGTTTGAAGGCCCGCTTGCACTCGCCTTGAGACTGGATGCGGTCAGCGCAACCATGTCTCTCCTCGTTGCCTTTGTTGGCTGGATCGTCATGCGGTTTTCCAGAACCTACCTGGCGCGCGACCGGAAAGAAGGAGCGTTTCACGCCCAGATGCTGGTGACGCTTGCCGCGGTGCAGCTTCTGGTCCTGTCGGGCAGCTTCGTCGTTCTGCTTCCGGCTTTCATCGCCGTGGGCATCACCTTGCGCAAGCTGCTGCTTTTCTATCCGGACCGGCCACAAGCGCGCAGGGCCGCCGCCAAGTTTTCTCTGGTCTGGCATGCCGGTGACATTGCCCTTCTTCTGGCTGCGCTGCTGTTTGCGCTTGCAACGGGCACCGGCGTGTTCAGCCAGCTTTCCGGATCTACCGGATCACATCTGGAAGCCTTGCCGCATGGAGCCGTGGCTCTGGTCGTCCTTGCTGCGGTTCTCAAGACGGCGAGCTTTCCGCTCCATGGATGGCTCACGGAGGTGATGGAAGCACCAACGCCGGTATCCGCGCTGCTGCATGCCGGTATCATCAACGCCGGCGGCCTCTTGCTGATCCGTCTGGCCGATCTTGTTCAGGCCAGCCCGGGCGCTATGGCGTTCCTGGTGATGATCGGCGGTTTCACGGCCCTTTTCGGCGCTGTGGTCATGCTGACCCAAAGCGCGGTCAAGACCGCACTGGCCTGGTCGACCGTTTCACAGATGGGTTTCATGCTGCTGCAATGCGGCCTCGGTCTCTGGCCACTTGCCCTGCTGCACATTGTTGCCCACTCGCTCTACAAGGCTCACGCCTTCCTGAGCTCGACGGGCGCAGTCGGCACCGTTGCAAAACAGCGCAGACCCGGAGAAATTGCCGTCCCGAACCTGGCAGCGGTCGCGAAATCCTTCGCCCTTTCCCTGGTGCTGTACGGCATCGTATCCACGGCCTTTGTCTGGCTGGCAGGCCCCAAGTCGGCGCAGGCGCTGGCCCTGGGGGCCATCCTGATTTTCGGCGTTGCCTATCTCGTTGCCCAGGGTCTCGCCGATGCAGCCCCCGCTGCGCTGACAAGGCGTACCGGCCTCGCAGCCACAGGTGTCGCCCTGGCCTATTTCGCCTTTCAGCAGGTTGCCAACACGCTTTGGGTTACCGCCCTGCCGGCCACGCCCGAGGTCGGCCCGCTCGAATGGGCCCTGCTTGTGCTCGCGGTTGCCAGTTTTGGTCTGGTTGCGCTGGCCCAGACACTCTTCCCGCTCTGGGCGCATCACCCGGCCTCGGCCGGATTGAGGGTCCATGTTGCCAACGGCTTTTACCTCAATGCGCTTCTCGACCGCCTGACCGGCGGCTACCGGATCGCAAAATAG
- a CDS encoding YbcC family protein, translated as MFVRHTQFTSTRIAQILKAGEAAIRAIPPAFPLEATVAVNPFLGQTGEDLATASARLARVAGTPLTQDRQTLAAAIESGCITDEDLAGALAASPALAKPASVAALKKLAQAECEQPVALPTLAELAAEATGIDWPAVIEKSVGLWASGFFDQGQALWSPEPGARAFSAWRSWASRDLTPEIAGLKGFCEHVSTSPDTTERTILQAADNLGISDKAAETVFHRLLMDLGGWAQHGRWLLWQAELEGGTDGTLADLLAIRLIWEEALLTRFPEVQKRWQAIVTRHEQQIAATPDQIVNAILQEASERAFQRSLVQKLKPGKERQQRAAIQAAFCIDVRSEIYRRALENQSPTIETLGFAGFFGLPVAHQGRGSDVIENHLPVLLKPALTSTSHGSKDAEDKTRIGARAVRALGRFRQAAVSSFAFVEAAGPLYGWKLMRDAMGLGDSSKQDQTAPRLAPGLDATVKVETAAAVLRAMGLTKDLAPLVLLVGHTAQTCNNPHDSAYHCGACGGYSGEVSARLLADLLNDPETRAGLAEHDIEVPADTVFLAGLHNTTTDELTLFEQKSAVGKEDLAQLRVWLEHAGADVRAERALKLPNASARTIPARALNWAEIRPEWGLADCAAFVAAPRQVTSAADLEGRAFLHSYDWQNDEGFKTLELILTAPVVVASWISLQYYGSSVAPDIFGGGNKLIHNVVGGIGVVEGNGGRLRPGLPWQAVHDGEHLAHTPLRLTVLIEAPTEAIQSVLTRHPEVRALFDHGWLHLFALKEGCVSARYLAGGSWCPDMATERAA; from the coding sequence ATGTTTGTCAGACACACCCAATTCACCTCGACCCGGATCGCTCAAATCCTGAAGGCCGGAGAGGCTGCAATCCGCGCCATTCCACCTGCATTCCCACTGGAGGCAACCGTCGCCGTCAATCCGTTTCTCGGCCAGACGGGCGAAGACCTTGCCACCGCCTCTGCGCGTCTCGCCCGGGTAGCTGGCACCCCGCTCACGCAGGATCGCCAGACACTCGCTGCCGCCATCGAATCGGGCTGTATCACCGATGAGGATCTGGCCGGGGCTCTGGCTGCCAGTCCCGCCCTGGCAAAACCCGCGAGCGTTGCCGCATTGAAAAAATTGGCTCAGGCAGAGTGTGAACAGCCTGTAGCGCTGCCCACCCTGGCAGAGCTGGCCGCCGAGGCAACCGGCATCGACTGGCCGGCAGTCATTGAAAAGTCTGTCGGACTTTGGGCGTCCGGATTTTTCGACCAGGGCCAGGCACTCTGGTCGCCTGAGCCAGGAGCGCGGGCCTTTTCCGCCTGGCGGTCCTGGGCATCACGAGACCTCACACCTGAAATCGCTGGTTTGAAAGGCTTTTGCGAACACGTATCCACGTCCCCCGACACAACGGAACGCACGATCCTGCAGGCCGCGGACAATCTCGGCATCAGCGACAAGGCTGCCGAAACGGTGTTTCACCGGTTGCTGATGGACCTCGGCGGCTGGGCCCAGCATGGACGCTGGCTGCTTTGGCAGGCCGAGCTGGAAGGCGGTACGGACGGAACCCTGGCCGATCTGCTGGCCATCAGGCTGATCTGGGAAGAGGCGTTGCTGACACGCTTTCCCGAGGTTCAAAAGCGCTGGCAGGCCATTGTCACCCGGCATGAGCAGCAAATTGCAGCGACACCCGACCAGATCGTCAATGCGATCTTGCAGGAGGCATCCGAACGGGCCTTTCAGCGGAGCCTCGTCCAAAAACTGAAGCCAGGCAAAGAACGGCAGCAACGGGCCGCAATCCAGGCTGCCTTCTGCATCGACGTCAGGTCGGAGATCTATCGGCGGGCGCTGGAAAACCAGTCACCCACCATCGAGACACTCGGCTTTGCCGGGTTCTTCGGCCTGCCCGTGGCACATCAGGGCCGTGGGTCGGACGTGATCGAAAATCACCTACCGGTTCTCCTGAAACCTGCCCTGACCTCAACCAGCCACGGTTCGAAGGACGCGGAAGACAAGACCCGTATCGGCGCCCGGGCCGTGCGGGCTCTGGGGCGTTTCCGGCAGGCGGCCGTATCGTCCTTTGCCTTTGTTGAAGCGGCCGGTCCGCTTTACGGCTGGAAGCTCATGCGTGACGCGATGGGGCTTGGCGATAGCTCAAAACAGGATCAGACAGCACCCAGGCTCGCCCCCGGTCTCGACGCAACTGTCAAGGTGGAGACGGCCGCAGCCGTCTTGCGCGCCATGGGCCTGACAAAAGACCTTGCGCCGCTGGTGCTTCTGGTGGGCCATACGGCCCAGACCTGCAACAATCCGCATGACAGCGCCTATCATTGCGGCGCCTGCGGCGGCTACTCCGGCGAAGTGTCTGCACGTTTGCTGGCAGACTTGCTGAACGATCCGGAGACCCGTGCAGGGCTTGCCGAGCACGACATCGAGGTTCCCGCCGATACGGTCTTCCTGGCCGGCCTCCATAACACCACAACGGATGAGCTGACGCTGTTCGAACAGAAAAGTGCCGTCGGCAAGGAAGACCTTGCTCAGCTTCGGGTCTGGCTGGAGCACGCCGGCGCAGACGTGCGCGCGGAGCGTGCCCTGAAACTGCCAAACGCGAGTGCCCGGACGATACCGGCGCGTGCCCTCAACTGGGCAGAGATCCGCCCGGAATGGGGACTGGCCGACTGTGCCGCTTTTGTTGCGGCCCCGAGGCAGGTCACTTCCGCAGCCGATCTTGAGGGCCGCGCCTTCCTGCACAGTTACGACTGGCAGAACGACGAAGGCTTCAAGACGCTGGAACTGATCCTGACGGCCCCGGTGGTTGTCGCAAGCTGGATCAGTCTTCAGTATTACGGATCTTCGGTGGCTCCGGACATTTTCGGCGGCGGCAACAAGCTCATCCACAATGTCGTTGGCGGCATTGGCGTCGTGGAAGGCAATGGCGGCCGACTCCGGCCGGGCCTGCCCTGGCAAGCGGTTCATGACGGCGAACATCTGGCCCATACACCGCTGCGGCTCACGGTTCTGATCGAAGCGCCCACTGAAGCAATTCAGTCCGTTTTGACCAGACACCCGGAAGTGCGGGCCCTATTCGACCATGGCTGGCTGCACCTGTTTGCCCTGAAGGAGGGTTGCGTCTCGGCACGTTATCTTGCTGGTGGCAGCTGGTGCCCTGACATGGCCACAGAACGTGCAGCCTGA
- a CDS encoding caspase family protein, with protein MPGLGMMLFLASAAVAQASTDPFAERRMALIVGISDYANAPDLDNTNRDGRLISDTLYALNFEVSEHFDIGLDEFRALLERFAFEAETADVALVYFAGHGIEVGGRNFLVPADADAGSRQRVADTSVSLDDILQAVDKARQLRIVILDSCRNDPFADGGLKETLTVASAAARSSLAPPSPDRGTLVAYAAEAGKVALDGAGDNSPFALALAETLRMQDLEIGLAFRQVRDSVLKATSNAQEPHTYGSLSGKPYFLAGKSQEVNGLEANERRNAWGRLEVDQEEQLQVAARDGDSRALKGLAYMRLNPNEKRYDPARAAAFLEKAVEAGDPEAMFELARMYERGIGVEQDVEKALDLFRKSAADGFADAINDLGFLHYQGGLGIIRDPKKAIELFGEAADQRHPEAMFNYAALIDDGVVADKTADDAAEYLYRALRSGNEEVLGQLSDNPNMFKAATRRSLQRKLSERAFYSGSIDGQFGPQTQRGLRRAYGLSE; from the coding sequence ATGCCCGGTCTCGGAATGATGCTGTTCCTGGCGTCCGCAGCAGTGGCTCAGGCGTCAACCGACCCGTTCGCAGAACGCCGGATGGCGTTGATTGTCGGCATATCCGATTATGCCAATGCACCGGACCTGGACAATACCAACCGGGATGGCCGGCTGATCTCCGACACGCTTTACGCCCTCAATTTCGAGGTTTCCGAACATTTCGACATTGGCCTCGATGAGTTTCGCGCCCTGCTGGAGCGGTTTGCCTTCGAGGCGGAAACTGCCGATGTCGCCCTGGTCTATTTCGCCGGTCACGGCATCGAGGTTGGCGGCCGGAATTTCCTGGTGCCGGCGGACGCAGATGCCGGCAGCCGGCAGCGCGTCGCCGATACCTCCGTTTCGCTGGACGATATTCTCCAGGCCGTCGACAAGGCCCGTCAGCTGCGGATCGTGATCCTGGATTCCTGCCGCAACGACCCTTTTGCCGATGGTGGTCTGAAAGAGACGCTGACTGTTGCTTCCGCGGCAGCAAGGAGCAGTCTTGCACCGCCGTCACCCGACCGCGGCACGCTGGTCGCCTATGCTGCGGAAGCCGGCAAGGTTGCGCTGGACGGTGCGGGCGACAACAGTCCCTTCGCCCTCGCGCTCGCCGAGACGCTGAGGATGCAGGATCTCGAGATCGGCCTGGCCTTTCGGCAGGTGCGTGATTCCGTCCTGAAGGCAACGAGCAACGCGCAGGAGCCGCATACTTACGGTTCGCTCTCCGGCAAGCCTTACTTCCTCGCCGGCAAAAGCCAGGAAGTGAACGGGCTGGAGGCAAATGAGCGCCGAAATGCCTGGGGACGTCTTGAGGTCGACCAGGAAGAGCAGCTGCAGGTGGCTGCCCGTGATGGGGACAGCCGGGCGCTGAAAGGCCTCGCCTACATGCGTCTCAATCCGAACGAGAAACGCTACGACCCTGCCCGCGCCGCAGCCTTTCTGGAAAAGGCCGTGGAGGCTGGGGATCCCGAAGCCATGTTCGAGTTGGCTCGCATGTATGAGCGCGGTATCGGTGTCGAGCAGGATGTCGAAAAAGCGTTGGACCTGTTTCGAAAATCGGCTGCCGATGGCTTTGCGGATGCCATCAACGATCTCGGTTTCCTGCATTACCAGGGCGGTTTGGGCATCATACGTGATCCCAAAAAGGCCATCGAGCTCTTTGGCGAGGCGGCCGATCAGCGCCACCCGGAGGCCATGTTCAATTACGCTGCCCTCATTGACGACGGGGTCGTTGCGGACAAGACAGCCGATGACGCCGCCGAATATCTTTATCGCGCTCTCAGGTCCGGCAATGAAGAGGTTCTGGGGCAGCTCTCGGACAATCCGAACATGTTCAAGGCGGCGACACGCCGATCCCTGCAACGCAAACTGTCTGAACGGGCCTTCTATAGCGGCAGCATTGACGGGCAATTCGGACCTCAGACCCAACGCGGCCTGCGCAGGGCCTACGGCCTGAGCGAGTAG
- a CDS encoding aminopeptidase P family protein, producing MTDMRAVLADRLASLRSEMIIRGLTALIVPRFDAHQGEYVAPHDERLGFVTGFTGSAGAAIVTADRVRLFVDGRYTVQAQNQCPADLIERDHLLEHPPENWLAEEAGPDWVIGYDAMLLPPRWVERFETALKRTGAQLTPVTGNPVDAVWSDQPVEPFGLITAFPLQFAGASADDKRQDMLQTMADKDCRFMVETQPDNIAWLLNVRGDDVAYNPMPQSFLVLEQNGTAHWFVDARKFEDGLADSLPAWLSVHPKVAFLGVLADLLDEGDRVLLDPDFSPAAVARLATAKQAEPVLERSPATLAKTRKNRTELEGIRACHLDDAVAWADFGAWLTREVPVRAAAGEPVSEYEAEERILGCRSARPTFLSESFRTISCAGGNAAMCHYAADPRASAPVLPSGCYLMDSGGQYETGTTDATRSYTFGTLPDGYARAFTAVFKALVALATLRFPKGTQGHHIDAICRRPLWDLGLDYDHGTGHGIGHRLSVHEQPQRIGKPYSPVDLASGMVMSIEPGHYLAGRYGIRLENLYEVVELEDGFLGFDTLTWIPIQTDALLVEHLTETELHWLNAYHARVEELIADRCSAETRVWLSKACAPIGSGEGSLRAVG from the coding sequence ATGACTGACATGCGCGCCGTCCTGGCCGACCGGCTGGCCTCCCTACGTTCGGAGATGATTATTCGCGGGCTGACAGCCCTGATCGTGCCGCGATTTGATGCCCATCAGGGTGAATATGTGGCCCCGCATGACGAACGCCTGGGGTTTGTCACCGGCTTTACCGGCTCTGCCGGTGCCGCCATTGTCACGGCTGATCGTGTTCGCCTCTTTGTCGATGGCCGTTATACCGTTCAGGCCCAGAACCAGTGTCCGGCGGATCTGATTGAGCGGGACCATCTTTTGGAGCACCCACCGGAAAACTGGCTGGCGGAAGAGGCAGGCCCGGACTGGGTGATCGGCTATGACGCCATGTTGCTGCCGCCACGCTGGGTCGAACGATTTGAAACGGCGCTGAAGCGCACCGGCGCGCAGCTGACACCGGTCACCGGCAATCCGGTCGATGCAGTCTGGAGCGACCAGCCGGTCGAACCCTTTGGACTGATCACCGCGTTTCCGCTGCAGTTCGCCGGTGCTTCGGCTGACGACAAGCGCCAGGACATGCTGCAGACGATGGCGGACAAAGACTGCCGCTTCATGGTCGAGACCCAGCCCGACAACATCGCCTGGCTCTTGAATGTGCGCGGCGACGACGTTGCCTATAACCCGATGCCGCAATCGTTTCTGGTGCTGGAGCAAAATGGAACAGCGCACTGGTTTGTCGACGCCCGCAAGTTCGAGGATGGGCTGGCGGACAGTCTGCCCGCCTGGTTGAGTGTTCATCCGAAAGTGGCTTTCCTTGGCGTGCTGGCCGACCTTCTGGACGAAGGCGACCGCGTGTTGCTCGATCCCGACTTCTCTCCGGCTGCCGTGGCGCGTCTGGCAACTGCCAAACAGGCAGAGCCAGTTCTGGAGCGAAGCCCGGCGACACTCGCCAAGACGCGCAAGAACCGCACCGAGTTGGAAGGGATCCGTGCGTGTCATCTGGATGATGCCGTTGCCTGGGCCGATTTCGGAGCCTGGCTGACCCGGGAAGTGCCTGTGCGGGCCGCGGCCGGTGAACCCGTTTCGGAATATGAGGCGGAGGAACGCATCCTGGGCTGCAGGAGCGCACGGCCGACGTTCTTGTCGGAGAGCTTCCGAACGATTTCCTGTGCCGGCGGCAATGCGGCCATGTGTCATTACGCGGCGGACCCGCGTGCCTCTGCCCCGGTCCTGCCGTCAGGCTGTTACCTGATGGACAGCGGTGGTCAATACGAGACCGGCACCACGGATGCGACACGGTCCTACACGTTCGGGACCTTGCCGGACGGGTATGCGCGCGCATTCACTGCAGTGTTCAAGGCTCTGGTGGCGCTGGCAACACTGCGCTTTCCCAAAGGGACGCAAGGCCATCACATCGATGCCATCTGCCGTCGTCCGCTCTGGGATCTGGGGCTTGATTACGATCACGGGACCGGTCACGGCATCGGGCATCGCCTGTCGGTCCACGAACAACCGCAACGGATCGGAAAACCCTACAGTCCGGTCGACCTTGCCTCCGGCATGGTGATGTCCATAGAGCCAGGGCACTATCTGGCGGGGCGCTACGGCATTCGCCTTGAAAACCTTTACGAAGTCGTCGAGCTGGAAGACGGTTTTCTCGGCTTCGACACTCTGACCTGGATTCCCATCCAGACCGACGCCCTGTTGGTCGAGCACCTTACAGAGACCGAGCTGCACTGGTTGAATGCCTATCATGCCAGGGTCGAAGAGCTGATTGCCGATCGCTGCTCGGCAGAGACTAGGGTCTGGCTCTCAAAGGCCTGTGCCCCGATCGGTTCCGGTGAGGGCAGCCTGCGTGCTGTCGGTTGA